In Pangasianodon hypophthalmus isolate fPanHyp1 chromosome 29, fPanHyp1.pri, whole genome shotgun sequence, one genomic interval encodes:
- the LOC113535306 gene encoding MORN repeat-containing protein 3-like: MALIGKLRLAESRWKGLVKRTQRNGLCHTFYSPNGDEYTGEWRGNLRHGQGTQVWKRARAMYEGEWKRDARDGYGKLYKLQPSTKEYLRVYSGTWRNDKKEGFGRCFYSSSARYEGQWVENERSGWGRMRYENGDVYEGEWLRDKPHGQGVLALRNGNSYQGSMKDGKKHGHGRFVYRDRGQVYQGFWVDDALKCGTVCECDRKKTHTPQLHPLPPVMLQDVQAVLKEARDQFKNRINAL, from the coding sequence ATGGCTTTAATCGGAAAATTAAGGCTCGCAGAGTCCCGCTGGAAAGGTTTGGTTAAAAGGACTCAGAGGAATGGTCTGTGCCACACCTTCTACAGCCCGAACGGGGATGAGTACACCGGAGAGTGGCGGGGTAACCTGAGGCATGGGCAGGGAACTCAGGTGTGGAAGAGAGCCAGAGCCATGTATGAAGGCGAGTGGAAACGGGATGCGCGAGACGGTTACGGGAAGCTCTACAAACTGCAGCCGTCTACTAAAGAATATTTAAGAGTTTATTCAGGGACCTGGAGGAACGATAAGAAGGAGGGGTTTGGGAGATGTTTCTACAGCTCGTCAGCGCGATATGAGGGGCAGTGGGTGGAGAATGAGAGGAGCGGATGGGGGAGGATGAGGTAtgagaatggagatgtgtatgaAGGAGAGTGGCTCAGGGATAAACCCCACGGCCAGGGCGTGCTGGCGCTCAGGAACGGGAACAGCTATCAGGGCTCCATGAAGGACGGGAAGAAACATGGACACGGACGCTTTGTCTACAGGGACAGGGGTCAGGTGTACCAGGGCTTCTGGGTAGATGATGCGCTGAAGTGTGGGACGGTGTGTGAGTGCGAcaggaagaaaacacacacaccacagctgcACCCTTTACCCCCGGTGATGCTGCAGGATGTTCAGGCTGTACTGAAGGAGGCACGCGACCAGTTCAAAAACAGGATTAATGCACTTTAA